In a genomic window of Methanogenium sp. S4BF:
- a CDS encoding nucleoside triphosphate pyrophosphohydrolase gives MKMYDKAVRDGIPDIIRAEGKRCVVEQVSDDEFLGYMESKLFEELNEYTETKSAEELADLLEVIYRVAELRQTGRDELEMIRKKKSETRGGFKENLILVSAEE, from the coding sequence ATGAAGATGTATGACAAGGCAGTCCGGGATGGAATCCCTGATATTATCCGGGCAGAGGGGAAGCGATGTGTTGTGGAGCAGGTATCTGATGATGAGTTTCTGGGATATATGGAGTCAAAACTCTTTGAAGAGCTGAATGAGTACACCGAAACAAAATCAGCTGAAGAACTTGCAGATCTTCTTGAGGTGATTTACCGTGTGGCAGAATTGCGGCAGACTGGAAGAGATGAACTTGAAATGATACGGAAAAAGAAGAGTGAGACACGGGGCGGATTCAAAGAAAATCTGATTCTTGTGTCTGCCGAAGAATAG
- a CDS encoding HNH endonuclease domain-containing protein produces the protein MNTVLKSISSSLPPFNISSGRTPMDISSLRTINSILERDAKDASYKFALLRGTIDVCQRYSHLREEADGRVRYPLGLLVERWVLYYYPIIESPEFIPQRSNESSDNSGGRQIAFRPAFKKVTDYYRDRGGFNAFWNEYRNGDISEEISSDVLRLFKSIRETIVTQPMKFIGRSRSDEYYSIYGYDKNGVRIRNDAYPDPEFVLENFGVFDIPADMCLAFEYFGSFISGEQSILENWADFSHTKSKQSIPKEHILTLLTTVPETERAVAMAQKVYRDAFREGPLECVWSGKMIRDATLMHVDHMLPFARWKNNDLWNLLPALDKVNGKKSDMIPSCSLLERREGIITDYWGQLSQVYPVQFEREVAISLLGKKPAEQGNWKEDAFANLVQKADYLIEVRGYEAWEWADA, from the coding sequence ATGAACACTGTTCTCAAATCCATATCTTCATCGCTGCCACCATTCAATATCTCATCAGGACGAACCCCCATGGACATCTCATCGCTGCGCACAATCAACTCAATTCTGGAACGCGATGCAAAAGACGCATCATATAAATTCGCTCTTCTCCGGGGGACGATTGATGTCTGCCAGAGATATTCACATTTACGGGAGGAAGCTGACGGAAGAGTTCGTTATCCCCTTGGCCTTCTTGTCGAACGGTGGGTGCTCTACTATTACCCGATCATTGAATCTCCCGAATTTATTCCCCAGAGAAGCAATGAATCGTCTGATAACAGCGGAGGGAGGCAGATTGCATTCCGTCCCGCATTTAAGAAAGTGACCGATTACTATCGGGACCGTGGAGGCTTCAATGCCTTTTGGAATGAATACCGGAATGGAGATATTTCTGAGGAGATTTCGTCCGATGTCCTGCGACTGTTCAAGAGCATTCGGGAGACAATCGTGACCCAGCCCATGAAATTTATTGGGCGTTCGCGGTCTGATGAGTATTACTCGATATATGGATATGATAAAAATGGTGTCAGGATCCGTAATGATGCGTATCCTGACCCCGAATTTGTTCTGGAGAATTTTGGCGTCTTTGATATCCCGGCAGATATGTGTCTGGCATTTGAATACTTTGGGAGTTTTATCAGCGGCGAACAATCAATTCTCGAAAACTGGGCGGATTTTTCCCATACCAAAAGTAAACAGTCCATTCCAAAAGAACACATTCTTACTCTGCTCACCACCGTTCCTGAAACGGAACGGGCAGTTGCAATGGCACAGAAGGTCTACCGGGATGCCTTCAGGGAAGGCCCTCTGGAATGCGTATGGTCCGGAAAGATGATCCGGGATGCGACTCTGATGCATGTGGATCATATGCTCCCCTTTGCCCGGTGGAAGAACAATGATCTCTGGAATCTGCTTCCTGCACTGGACAAAGTAAATGGAAAAAAAAGTGATATGATCCCATCCTGCAGTCTCCTTGAAAGAAGAGAAGGCATCATCACCGATTACTGGGGCCAGCTCAGTCAGGTCTATCCGGTACAGTTTGAAAGGGAGGTTGCCATCTCACTCTTGGGGAAAAAACCGGCAGAACAGGGAAACTGGAAGGAAGATGCGTTTGCAAACCTTGTGCAAAAAGCAGATTATCTCATTGAAGTCCGGGGCTATGAAGCGTGGGAGTGGGCAGACGCATGA
- a CDS encoding 3'-5' exonuclease, which yields MQEGEKPEHLCTYLAFDTETTGLAGNENTRLIEIAWVKGTFSSRNAETWQYLIKPKGMLVPEKITDLTGITDEMLCTSGIPVRDALAAFSDAVRSSDCVIAHNMSFDKTIIADECSLLGIQDPLSSATLLCTMKAGVAYGKKNTNRPSKKTISLINLHKAIFGIAPPTSHRALPDAISCARCAWILAKSDTFQENAAFCR from the coding sequence ATGCAGGAAGGAGAAAAACCCGAACATCTCTGCACTTACCTGGCCTTTGATACAGAGACCACAGGGCTTGCCGGAAATGAGAATACACGACTCATTGAGATTGCCTGGGTAAAGGGCACCTTCTCTTCCCGTAACGCAGAAACATGGCAGTATCTCATCAAGCCGAAAGGGATGCTTGTTCCCGAAAAAATTACCGATTTAACTGGAATAACGGATGAAATGCTCTGCACCTCCGGAATTCCGGTACGGGATGCACTTGCCGCATTTTCTGACGCCGTCAGGTCCTCTGACTGTGTCATTGCGCACAATATGTCCTTTGATAAAACCATCATCGCTGACGAATGCAGCCTTCTTGGAATTCAGGACCCTCTCAGCAGTGCAACTCTTCTCTGCACCATGAAAGCCGGCGTCGCGTATGGAAAGAAAAACACAAACCGGCCATCGAAAAAAACCATCTCCCTGATCAATCTCCATAAAGCTATCTTCGGCATCGCTCCCCCGACATCGCATCGTGCACTGCCGGATGCCATATCCTGCGCCCGGTGTGCCTGGATTCTTGCGAAATCAGATACCTTTCAGGAAAACGCTGCCTTTTGCAGATAA